Within bacterium, the genomic segment CCCTGGGACAACTTCTGACAGACGCGGCCCGCACTCACTGGTAACCGTCCGACTTCGCCAGTCGCGCCGGGGTTTCGGTCACCCGTGCTTTGCCGGGCGCGGCGGCCTGCGTGGTATCCTGTAGCCACAACCGCTTAGGGAGACTATCAAGAGCGGCGCGGCAAGCAGCGCGTCCGGCAACCTGGTGGCGACGCCAAGGTGCCCGGCCTCGACGGCGAGGCGATAGGCCCGCGAGGGAACCAAGGTCGCGCACCCCCTTCGTGCGCGGAGGGGTTTTGCGTTTCGCCCGCTCTGGTGGCTGAGAGGGAAACGGGGATGGCGGATGGCGGCGGGCAGGGGCACGCTGGGAAGTGGCCGAGACGGCTGGTGCCTGAGGACATGCACTACATCGTCCACAAGGTCGCGGATGCGACGGTCCGCGACGGCGCGATCGTGCTGGCCTGCGTGGGCGACGACGGCAGGCCGTACGGGCCCGGGCCGTACCATCCGAGCGTCTTCAAGAGCCACCGGCGCCCGATCCGGGAGCATCTGGGCGAGTGGGGCATGGAGCGGGCCGATGAGATCAAATATGTCGTGGCCTACCACTCCGGCGGCTTCGTGAACGGGATCGTCGTGCGGCTCCTCAAGAGCGACGAGGACGTGCAGGCCCTGGTCGCGCGGCTGATTGAGACCCGGGCGCACGAGGCGAAAACGGACGGGCCGATGAACGCTATCATATCGGGCTGGCGGAGAAGGAAACCGACTCCCCTCGGGACGACCGAAAGGCCGCTCGGCGGTGCCTCCCGCAGTGGTTCCTGAGAGATCGCGCGTGTCTGTGCGAATTCCACGTCAGACGACACACCGTCATCTAGCCACCGCCGCGCGCGGCTGCAGTGACGAGCCCAGCGCCCACAAGTGCCAATGACTGACGTACCTGCGATTGCGGACCTTTGGAATTCGTGCGATGCCAATGAATGGGAGCGCGCCCTCGCGCGCTATTGGACCTTGGTGAAGCCCGCGAACCTGAAACTGGAACGAGCGATGGAGGCATTGGACCTCGACCGGCTCCGGAGGCTGGACGCCGACGGGTGGTATCGGTTCCTGCGGGACGAGTACTTTCGCTGGAAGTACACCGCGCCCAACCGGTACGCCACCACCACCCGGCAACTCCGACGCTACGCCGACACAGGCACCTTGGAGGCGCTCTACCAGGTCAAGGAGCGCCTCCTCACGGTGGAGAGGGCGGACATCAGGCACGCTCTATCGCTCGCCTGTGAAATCCAGGGGCTGGGGACGGCTGGCGCGTCCGGGCTACTCGCCGTGATGTACCCAGACACGTTCGCGACCGTCGACCAGTTCGTGGTCAAAGCGCTGCGCGAGGTCGAGAGGCTGCCCGAACGCGCGGCGCTCAGTCGCATGAAACCCGAAGGCCTGAGCCCCCGGGACGGCGTGCTGCTGATCAGCATTATGCAGCGGAAGGCAGCGGAGAACAACCGCCTGTTCGGCACCATCGGCTGGACGCCTCGCAAGATCGACAAGGTTCTATGGACCTACGGCAGATAACCTGGTGACGACGCGTCGGCCGCGTTGGCCGCAGGCGTGGCTAAGAACCCAGCAATCGAGCGGGCGGCATCAGATCTTGGAGTTGTTCGTTCGGCAGGGGCCGCCGTGCGCGTGGTGCAAGGCCGTGCCGTGCGCCGCATCGTCCGCGACTACATCGTTGCCGTCATCGACCGCGCGAAGCCGCAACTCGAACAATTCATTGCCGGGCATTTAGAGTGCCCCGAGGCCGTCCCGCTTATCTTCGCCGACCCGCTGGTCTCTTAGCGGAGGTTTCCGTTTTCCGGTGACGGCGTCAAAACGACCGTCCGGCCAAAGGAGCCGCGCCCGATCACGCGACGCACCCCTTCGCCGAATACGGATCGTCAATCAGCCCAGACGATTATCGCTACTTTGGTTTCGCGTATTCGGTCATCCCGGTAATATCAAGCATAACAACGGGCTCATTGCCAACAACCCACGCATCGTGGCCAGGCGGAACCACTCCTACATCCCCCGGGCCAAACTCTGTTTCAGTCCCATCGTCCATGCGCACGCGCAACCGACCCGACACATGATACGTCGTGTGCGGAGCCTGACAACTGTTCGTCTTGGCAGTCGGTTTCACCGACTCGGACCACTTCCAGCCCGGTTCAAATGTGGCTCGGCCAAAGGTGATTGTTCCAAGGGTCGCAAGTTCCACCTTGCCCTTCGGGAATGCACGCTTCTCGTCCGGGGTATGAAGGCTCTTTTTCACTATTCCGGCCATTTCTGTCCCTCCCATTTGTGGTGGAATATCGCTCAGATTACAGCGTGACCTCACCCCATGTCGTGCCTGTTGCGCTCGAGTACAGGGAGTCGAGTTTGACGGCGCGAAAGTCGGGGTCTTTGTTCAACGCATCAAAGTGCGCAAACGAGTCGATCTCGTAGATGAACCGGTTCGGCGTACTGGAGGTCATGGACGCGTAGTAGCCCAGGTTCCGCCCGCCATGCCGCTCGACGATCGCCTTCACCTTCCGTAACTCAGCCTTGGCCTGCTCTTTGTCATTGGGATGAATGTGAAAGGTATAGTGTACAATCATTGTCCGCCCCCGAGTCGTGCCTAAAGTTCGATCGTCTCAAGGTGCATTTGTGGTCTAAGGTTCGGCAATCAACCAACCGACGTGCTGCTGGCCACTGCAGTCTACCGCGAGGCAGTGTGTCTCGCGCTCACGACGCTCTCGTTCGGCTCGATGACGCCCAGGTTCTTGACAACTTGGAAAATGCCGTTGCTTGCCTGGGCGATGTACATGTTCATCCGGGCGTGATGCTGCCCGGGCACCATTTCAGCAGGACCACCCGGTCCCGCAGCAATCTTTGCGTGGTCGAGCGCCTTGATGACGGCTTCCTGATTTAGCGAGCCTGCCTCTTTCACCGCAGCCTCCCAGAACTTCAGCCCCCGGTACATGCCCGTACTCGCACTGCCTGCGGTGAACATCGAACTGCCCGGATAGAGTTTGTTGTACTGTTTGAGCAGTTCCACGCTGAATGGATCGCTGACGGTTTGGTAGTAGTCGAGGCAACCGTACAGGCCCTCCACCTGTACGGGCGGCAACATTTTCAGCAGGTTCTCCTCAAAGTATGTGCAGACCAGTTTTCCGCCCCGCTTTGTGAAGCCGGCGTTGTAAAGCTGCTCGAGGATTGGCCCAAGCCCGGGAGGAACGATCGTATTGAACACCACCTCGGTCCCGCTGGACATGATCTTCTCAACCGTCTTGCTGTAGCCCGTATGATCGAGCGGAAAATATTCCTCTCCTTCGATCGTGCCGCCGTTCGCCGTCACAATTTGACGAACCTTCTTGTTCATCACGTGCGGCCAGATATAGTCGGCTGACGGCAAATAAAATTTCTTCGCGCCCGTCTGTTGCATCAGCCAGGGAATAAAAGGATCAAGCTGCTGCGCTGGCACCGGGCCCGTGCAGAAGATGAGCGGGTCGCATTCCTGCCCTTCGTACTGCTCCGGGTAAATGTAAAGCTTCTTGCCCTTCACCACCGCGGGACCCTTGATTGCCTGCCGCGTGGAGCTGTAAATTCCGCCCAAGATCACGTCGACCTTGTCCTGCTCGACAAGCTTCGTCGCCTTGGCTTCCGCCACGCTGTCCGTGGTCGCGCTGTCTTCCACGAGCAGTTCTACGTGTCGCCCCAGCACGCCGCCCTTCGCATTGATGTCATCAATCACCATCTTCGCGACATTTGCATTGGCGACGCCCAGGAACGCGAGCGGACCCGTCAGGTCCATGATCACTCCCACTTTGATGGAACCATCTTTCATGGCAATCTCTCCCCTTGACCAGGATCTTCGATTTGGATCCAGATGCTTCCCGAGTCTTGCCGCAGTTGCGGGGAATCTGCGTGCCCATGCGCCTTGATGGCATGCGCACTGGCCGCTTCGACAAGGGCATCGCGCTGGCTTGCCGGAGCCATGATCACGAGTTGGCAGTTCTTCTCGCTTGGGAACTTGCCGCAGTTAACCGCAAGCCACTTGCCACCCTGAGTTGCTTGAACTCCACGGTTATCAACTCTCCTGCGGGATTTGCTAATGCTGTCGCTGAAGCGTCGCCTTCAGGGAACCGACCATGGATCGACGGTAGGGACGTCTTCGAGAGGAAAGTGCGACAATCACAGTATGGTCCGTGGGCGCACGTAACGCAATCTATTTCGGTGCTCTCCCCCGAGGGCAGGGCTCGAACAGCACTTGCCAGATGGGGTCGATGCGGGCGGCCAGAGGTCGCCGCATCGGCTGGTGGGCGGTGTTGTTGGCCCCGGCTGGCACCATCGCGGTGGTGGCTGCCGGGAGTGTCGTCTCGCTGGTCATGGGGCACCTCATTCCCTCTGCTGGTCGGTGGCTCCGCGCGCACAGCGCGCGCTGCGATCGATCATGGCAGACTCGCTTGTGCTTGTGGCTGCATACCTGAAGTCTGCCGTAGCCAGCGCCTGGTTCCCAAGGCTTGTCCGCCACGCGTCAGCGAAAAATAGGAGCGCTTTTGGTGTTCGGGAAAAGATCTCTTGACTCAAGCGAGCGGCCAGGAAGCCGAGGGGAGCGGTGTCTGAGAAATCGTTGCCAGCGCGACGATGCCAAAGGTAGGCTCCTCCGAAGGGCCAGATCGAGCGTTTGGGGGTCGCCGAACATGCTTTCCACCCGAAGCGGCAGTCAAATTTCTTCCACGGCAGGTGTTCAGGAACCATAGCGGAAATGCGCAGGTGCCATGCGATCGTTCTCCGCGCTGGTTGAGATCGGCAGAGACGGCTGGGCGACGGTCTGGGTCGGCGAGCTGCTAGGCCTGTTCGTCAACGAGCCATTCGAGGACGAGGCGCTGCGACAGCTCCCCAGCGCGATCGTCGCGTACCTGCAATGGCTCCGCCAGCACGGTGAGACCATTGAGGTGCCGGATTCCGTGACGGTCGCGGTCGCCGAGCGCCGGACGTCCGATCTCGACTTCGCCTATGGCCAGTACGAGGCGCTCTACGACCGCGAACGCGTCCCTGTCACCGACGACGATCTTGCGCAGGCGACGCGCTGGATGCGGTACATGCGGCAGGGCACGCTCGATCTGGTAGCGCGACTGCCCGAAGGCGCGCTGACATGGCGCCGGACACCCGACCACAAGTACTCGATCGGCGACTATCTCGAGCACATCGCCCGCGCCGAGCGTTGGTATCTGACACGGCTGTGGCCGGAGGTCCCGGAGCATGTGCCGGGACCGACGCCGCTCCTCAGCCTCGCCCGGTCGCGCGAGCGTGCCTTGAACTGGTTGCTGGCGATGCCGGCAGGCCTCCGGGGGAAGGCCGTCGATTTCGACGACGGGGAACCGTGGACCGCACGCAAAGTGCTTGGCCGCTATCTGTACCACGAACGGTACCATATCCGCAGCATCGCGCGGATCAGCCTGGGGCGCGGCGTCGAAGTCCCCGACGGCCTCGGGGGCTGGCACACATACGGAGCGGCTGTTCCGTGATGGTCTCCGCGAGCGTCGAGGTCCGCGCGACGGCTTGGCCTGGCCTGCGCATCGTGCGCTTCGCCAGGCGCTATCGCAATCACGACCGGGGAGGATTGATGGAATGACAGCCACGCCGATTGTTCTGGTTCCTGGATTCTGGCTCGGCGCATGGGCGTGGGACGAGGTCGTGGCGACGTTGCGCGCCGATGGCTATCATGTCACCGCGCTGACGCTTCCGGGCCTCGACTCGGCTGAGGCCGATCGATCCTCAATCACGTTTTCGGACCACGTCAACGCAATCGTCGACGCCCTGCGGGCGGCGCCGGCGCCCGTCGTGCTCGCCGTCCATAGCGCCAGCGGCTTCTCCGGTTACGCCGCGAGCGACCGGGTCCCGGAACGCATCGCGGCTATGGTGTACGT encodes:
- a CDS encoding cupin domain-containing protein, whose translation is MAGIVKKSLHTPDEKRAFPKGKVELATLGTITFGRATFEPGWKWSESVKPTAKTNSCQAPHTTYHVSGRLRVRMDDGTETEFGPGDVGVVPPGHDAWVVGNEPVVMLDITGMTEYAKPK
- a CDS encoding substrate-binding protein; this encodes MKDGSIKVGVIMDLTGPLAFLGVANANVAKMVIDDINAKGGVLGRHVELLVEDSATTDSVAEAKATKLVEQDKVDVILGGIYSSTRQAIKGPAVVKGKKLYIYPEQYEGQECDPLIFCTGPVPAQQLDPFIPWLMQQTGAKKFYLPSADYIWPHVMNKKVRQIVTANGGTIEGEEYFPLDHTGYSKTVEKIMSSGTEVVFNTIVPPGLGPILEQLYNAGFTKRGGKLVCTYFEENLLKMLPPVQVEGLYGCLDYYQTVSDPFSVELLKQYNKLYPGSSMFTAGSASTGMYRGLKFWEAAVKEAGSLNQEAVIKALDHAKIAAGPGGPAEMVPGQHHARMNMYIAQASNGIFQVVKNLGVIEPNESVVSARHTASR
- a CDS encoding DinB family protein — its product is MRSFSALVEIGRDGWATVWVGELLGLFVNEPFEDEALRQLPSAIVAYLQWLRQHGETIEVPDSVTVAVAERRTSDLDFAYGQYEALYDRERVPVTDDDLAQATRWMRYMRQGTLDLVARLPEGALTWRRTPDHKYSIGDYLEHIARAERWYLTRLWPEVPEHVPGPTPLLSLARSRERALNWLLAMPAGLRGKAVDFDDGEPWTARKVLGRYLYHERYHIRSIARISLGRGVEVPDGLGGWHTYGAAVP